Below is a window of Limibacillus halophilus DNA.
GTGACGTGCAGACGCTCAAAATGCGCGCCATCAACTTGCTGCTCAAGCTGCAAGGTATAGCGCCCATCAGAAAAGATCGCCGCTGCTTCCTCTAGAACCAATGCAATGCCCGCGGAGCCGGTGAAGCCGGTCAACCATGCCAGCCTGTCGGCGCGCTTTGGCACATACTCGCCCTGATGTTCGTCTGCGCGCGGCACAAAAAAGCCATCCAGTTCGCGCTCGGCCATCGCCGCACGCACGCCGGCGAGCCGCTCGGCAATCGGTGGCCGCTTCTTTGAACCGGCGGATCGACGCCGCGCCTTGAGATCCTGGAAGACGCGAACCAGCTCCGGTGATGGATTTTCGCTCACCAACGCGGTCCAGGCGAGGGAATCCTCGCCCTCCGGTGCGGCCAGAACGCCATCCAACAAGGCCTCCAAATCGTCCAGTTCGAGCACGATACCGTTCTGTCTCAGCAGCTCGACAAGCTCTGCATCAGACGCGGGGCTTCCTTCACCAGCAGTCATTCCACAACCCTTCAAATCCAAACCCGAAACTTAAAAATCGTTTTATTTCGGTAAGTTCTACCGCGTTTCTAGTCATGCTGCGGCTGCAATGCTGCAGTGCAAAACGGCCACTTCTCAGCCATGCGTCCCAGCGCCATCTTCCAGTCCATGAAGGCAACGTCGGCATGGAGCTAACGTCGCTTAGAGATAAGCTCGCAATAAAGGCTTGCATAGTGTCAAGTTGAGGTGACTGAGATGTACTACGAGAAAACCCTAATCAACGACGCGATCCTGGCAAAGGCGCGCCGTGAGCAGTCCGAGTTGTTTCGGGCGTTTTTCGCTTCCTTGGGCAACAAGTTGTTCAAGGGCATTCCTGAGCGTCTGCGTCGCGCTTACCAGCGCCGCCGCACCATGATCGCGCTTGAGCGTCTGGATGAACGCACGCTGGCCGACATCGGCTTGGCTCCGGGCATGATCCGTCGCGCTGCGATCAGTGCTGCCGATTTTGCCTACGATCAGGAGATGCGTGGCGTTTCCAAGCCGACCTTCCTGACGCCGGCTCAGGCCATGAATCAGGCCGACGGATTCGCTGCCAAGCGGGTTGCCAACAGCAACCGCCAGAAGAAAGCTGCGTAAAGCAAACCCCGCTTTCCGGCAGACCTGCACTGAACGAAAGGGACGGCGCTCCGTTGAGGGGCAGCCGTCCTTTTCGCGTTTCAGGGTTGGTCGGTCCCCGGACCTTTACAACGGGCGGCGAAGGACCAGCGTCATCCACTCATCCAGCGGGTAGCGCGCCACCAACTCCAGCCCTACCTCAAGGTGGCGGTCTCCGACTTCGCGTTCCTGGTGATCGAGCAGCCCGGACAAGACAGCATAGCCGCCCGATGCCAGGTTGGCCGCCAGATCATCGGCCATCTCGCAGAGCGGCCCGGCTAGAATATTGGCGACGATCAAATCGTAGGGTGCCGAGTCGCGCACGACGTCGCTGTTGTAGCCATCAGACAGCTCCGCCCGCACTGCAGATGATAGGCCGTTGAGGCGCAAGTTTTCCTGGGCGACCAGAACGGAATCCCTATCGTTGTCTACTGCCAGCACCGGCCTGGACCAAAGCCGCGTCATGGCCATGGCCAACACGCCGGAACCGCAGCCCATATCGAGCGCCCGCTCGTAGACGACCCCCTGTTCATGCAGGTCCTGCAAGGCCAACAGACAGCCGCGCGTGGTCTCGTGCCGACCGGTCCCAAAGGCCTGATTGGCATCGATCAACAGCGAAATGCTACCCTCGGGCGGTGTTTCCGTTACATGCGAACCATGAATGTAAACCCGTCCGGCGGTAATCGGCGGCAAAGATTTCTGACTCTCCGACACCCAATCGGTCGGAGGCAGGGGTTCTGCCTTGTAAGCGGGCGCATTCTGACCGAGACCGCTGGCCAACGCCGCCAATGACACCGCCGCCGTCAAGGCCGCGCGATCCGGCTCTTCCCCTAGATAAAGCACCACCGGCACCACACCTTTATCATCGGGGCCGCCCGTCACCAATGCGCCGCCTAACGGCATCAATGCCTCTTCCAGCACAGCCAAGCCGTCGGCCGGAAATTCCAGGTCCACACGCCAGCCGTTGCCGCCATCGTCCGATTTTGTCATTAGCCCGCCTGATCTTCGGGGACGACGAAGGAGGCCATGACCTTCTTGTCGCCCGCCTTATCGAAGGAAATGGAAAGGCGGTCGCCTTCCCGCTCGATCACCACACCATAGCCGAATTTCTGGTGGAAAACGCGCTGACCAACCTTGAATCCGGGCTTGGAAAGCTGCCCGACCTCTTCGGCTACGCCGTCGATAAACCGCTTCGGCGCAGCACCCCTCGCGTGGCTCTGGGCCCGGCGATAACCGGGTGTCGTGCGCCCCTGCCCCCAGTCGGAGAAGCCTGCGAAGCCCGAGAAGCCCCCGTAGCCGCCGCCTCTGCTACCATAGAGGCCGGCATCGCTCTCGACCTCCACGTGGTCCTTGGGTAACTCGTCCAGGAACCGTGAAGGTAGGGCCGCCGCCCAAGAGCCATGCAGACGCCGGTTCGCAACGAAGGATATGACCACCCGCTTGCGCGCTCTGGTCAGGCCCACGTAGGCCAGGCGCCGCTCCTCTTCCAAGCCGCGCAGTCCCGTTTCGTCCAGGGCTCGCTGATTGGGAAACAGCCCTTCCTCCCAGCCCGGCAGGAAGACGCTATCGAACTCCAGCCCTTTTGCGCCATGCAAGGTCATAAGCGTAACTTGCTCTTGGTCCAGGGTCTGGGTGTTCTCCATTACCAGACTGACGTGCTCGAGGAACTGCATCAAGCTGTCGAACTCGGCCATGGCGTTGACCAATTCCTTGAGGTTCTCGAGCCGCCCCGGCGCATCAACCGATTTATCCAGTTGCCACATCTCGGTGTAGCCGGACTCGTCGAGAACAATCTCGGCCAACTCCGGGTGGGGCGTATCGCCGACCATACCGGTCCAGCGGTCGAGATCGGCAAGGAGACCGCCTAGGGAGCGCCTTGCCTGCGGCCGCAGCTCATCGGTTTCAACGATTCGCCGGGCAGCCTCGGTCAGGGGAATCTCAGCGGGACGTGCCAAGCCATGCAGCAACCGGATGGTTGCGTCGCCCAGCCCGCGTTTAGGTTTGTTGACGATGCGCTCAAAGGCCAGATCATCGCTCGGCGATTGCAAGAGCCGAAGGTAAGCCAGCGCGTCGCGTATTTCCGCGCGCTCATAGAAACGCGGGCCACCGACGACACGGTAGGGCAGTCCCAAGGTGATGAAGCGCTCTTCAAACTCGCGGGTTTGCGCGGTCGTGCGCACCAGGATGGCGATCTCGTCGAGCGAATGCCCCTTGCGCTGTAGGGCTTCGATTTCGTCGCCCACGTAGCGGGCTTCCGCCTCGCCGTCCCAAAGACCGCGAACCCGCACTTTCTCGCCTTCGCCGCCTTCAGTCCAGAGCGTTTTCCCAAGACGTCCGGCGTTCTGCTTTATCAGACCGCTGGCCGCACCCAGAATGTTTCCGGTCGAGCGATAGTTGCGTTCCAGACGAACCAGTTTTGCGCCAGTGAAATCTTGCTCGAAACGCAGGATGTTGCCGACTTCCGCACCACGCCAGCCATAGATCGACTGATCGTCGTCACCCACGCAACAAATGTTGTGATTGGCCTGAGCAAGCAGTCGCAACCAAAGGTACTGCGCCACGTTGGTGTCCTGGTACTCATCGACCAGAATGTATTTGAAGCGGCGATGATATTCCTCCAGCACGTCCGGGTGCTTCTGAAACAACGTCAGACAGTGCAGCAACAAGTCGCCAAAATCGCAGGCGTTCAACGTAATCAGTCGTTCCTGATACTGGCGGAAGATTTCCACGGCGCGGCCCGCCGCCATCTCGCCGCCGTCGGTTGTCTTCAGGCG
It encodes the following:
- a CDS encoding DUF1127 domain-containing protein, whose product is MYYEKTLINDAILAKARREQSELFRAFFASLGNKLFKGIPERLRRAYQRRRTMIALERLDERTLADIGLAPGMIRRAAISAADFAYDQEMRGVSKPTFLTPAQAMNQADGFAAKRVANSNRQKKAA
- a CDS encoding 50S ribosomal protein L11 methyltransferase, with protein sequence MTKSDDGGNGWRVDLEFPADGLAVLEEALMPLGGALVTGGPDDKGVVPVVLYLGEEPDRAALTAAVSLAALASGLGQNAPAYKAEPLPPTDWVSESQKSLPPITAGRVYIHGSHVTETPPEGSISLLIDANQAFGTGRHETTRGCLLALQDLHEQGVVYERALDMGCGSGVLAMAMTRLWSRPVLAVDNDRDSVLVAQENLRLNGLSSAVRAELSDGYNSDVVRDSAPYDLIVANILAGPLCEMADDLAANLASGGYAVLSGLLDHQEREVGDRHLEVGLELVARYPLDEWMTLVLRRPL
- a CDS encoding ATP-dependent helicase, which translates into the protein MADSISAAAAATPPYFAKLNPTQREAVEALDGPVLVLAGAGTGKTRVLTTRLAHLLYTRRCLPGELLAVTFTNKAAREMKDRVSSLLGVDHVESWWLGTFHALAARILRKHAERLGLASNFTIIDTDDQIRLVKQLLRAEQIDDKKWPARAVLSAIERWKDKGLTPDRLKTTDGGEMAAGRAVEIFRQYQERLITLNACDFGDLLLHCLTLFQKHPDVLEEYHRRFKYILVDEYQDTNVAQYLWLRLLAQANHNICCVGDDDQSIYGWRGAEVGNILRFEQDFTGAKLVRLERNYRSTGNILGAASGLIKQNAGRLGKTLWTEGGEGEKVRVRGLWDGEAEARYVGDEIEALQRKGHSLDEIAILVRTTAQTREFEERFITLGLPYRVVGGPRFYERAEIRDALAYLRLLQSPSDDLAFERIVNKPKRGLGDATIRLLHGLARPAEIPLTEAARRIVETDELRPQARRSLGGLLADLDRWTGMVGDTPHPELAEIVLDESGYTEMWQLDKSVDAPGRLENLKELVNAMAEFDSLMQFLEHVSLVMENTQTLDQEQVTLMTLHGAKGLEFDSVFLPGWEEGLFPNQRALDETGLRGLEEERRLAYVGLTRARKRVVISFVANRRLHGSWAAALPSRFLDELPKDHVEVESDAGLYGSRGGGYGGFSGFAGFSDWGQGRTTPGYRRAQSHARGAAPKRFIDGVAEEVGQLSKPGFKVGQRVFHQKFGYGVVIEREGDRLSISFDKAGDKKVMASFVVPEDQAG